One Moorella sp. E308F genomic region harbors:
- a CDS encoding ABC transporter ATP-binding protein yields MAGQEAVIVTRNLTKHYGSITAVQDLNLEIREGEIFGLLGPNGAGKTTTILMLLGLTEPTSGQALVKGLDATRHPLEVKRIVGYLPDNVGFYDDLTARENLLYTAGLNLIPPAEAEKRVALSLDQVGLSNYAHRKVKEFSRGMRQRLGIADVMVKDPAIIILDEPTLGIDPEGVREMLALIVRLAREGGKTVLLSSHLLHQVQQICDRVGIFVGGRLLAAGPVALLGHQVMAGKPLEIELQAEPDNDNLFSALRSLQGVTAVERHGAFIRVRCAAGRDIRPELTPYLAGKGFTLLYLRARGYDLDDIYREYFQGEGYHGTMAG; encoded by the coding sequence ATGGCAGGACAGGAAGCAGTCATTGTCACCCGGAACCTTACCAAGCATTATGGCTCCATAACTGCCGTCCAGGACCTCAACCTGGAAATCAGAGAGGGAGAGATTTTCGGCCTGCTGGGGCCCAATGGTGCCGGCAAGACGACGACGATTTTAATGCTTCTGGGGTTGACTGAGCCGACGTCCGGCCAGGCCCTGGTAAAGGGCTTAGATGCCACCCGTCACCCCCTGGAGGTTAAGAGGATAGTGGGCTATTTACCCGATAATGTCGGCTTCTACGACGACCTTACGGCACGGGAGAACCTTCTCTATACCGCCGGTCTGAACCTGATCCCCCCGGCGGAAGCTGAAAAGCGCGTGGCTTTAAGCCTGGACCAGGTGGGCTTAAGCAATTACGCCCACCGCAAGGTGAAGGAGTTTTCTCGCGGGATGCGCCAGCGGTTGGGCATTGCCGATGTCATGGTAAAGGACCCGGCGATTATTATCCTCGATGAACCTACCCTGGGCATTGATCCCGAGGGCGTACGGGAGATGCTGGCCCTGATTGTCCGGCTGGCACGGGAAGGCGGAAAAACAGTTCTCCTCTCCTCCCATCTCCTGCACCAGGTGCAGCAAATCTGCGACCGGGTGGGAATTTTTGTCGGTGGCAGACTCCTGGCCGCGGGGCCGGTGGCTTTACTCGGGCATCAAGTCATGGCGGGCAAGCCCCTGGAGATTGAACTGCAGGCCGAGCCGGACAATGACAATTTGTTTTCTGCCCTCCGGTCCCTTCAGGGCGTGACCGCTGTCGAGCGTCACGGAGCCTTTATCCGGGTCCGCTGCGCCGCGGGCCGCGATATCCGCCCCGAGCTTACGCCTTACCTGGCCGGTAAAGGATTTACCCTGCTCTATTTGCGCGCCCGGGGCTATGACCTGGACGATATATACAGGGAGTACTTCCAGGGGGAGGGTTACCATGGCACGATGGCAGGCTAA
- a CDS encoding SWIM zinc finger family protein, with product MTSRRNFGNNWWARRWLDVLESFGWASRLQRGRAYARRGNVLSIDLAPGLVKAKVQGSRPRPYDVKIKIKPLSDGEWTRVIEALASQAAFAARLLAGEMPDDIEEAFTGVSLSLFPHAAGDIVTSCTCPDWANPCKHIAAVYYLLGEKFDSDPFLLFLLRGREKEAIIKALREKRAALAGGPSLPVKKEEEMEPVPEESSSPPELPVDPVDFWQSGEGLDAFQVNMHPPAVPGVVLKRLGPPPFGRYARDFYQLLNSYYQEISRKAYELAYDAGEDGSQV from the coding sequence ATGACTTCCCGGCGAAATTTCGGTAACAACTGGTGGGCCAGACGCTGGCTGGATGTCCTGGAGTCCTTTGGCTGGGCCAGCCGCCTGCAGCGTGGCCGGGCCTATGCGCGGCGGGGTAACGTCTTAAGTATAGACCTCGCCCCAGGGCTGGTCAAGGCTAAAGTACAGGGGAGCAGACCCAGACCCTACGATGTAAAAATTAAAATTAAGCCCCTGTCAGACGGAGAATGGACACGGGTAATAGAGGCCCTCGCCAGTCAGGCAGCTTTTGCTGCTCGCTTGCTGGCTGGCGAAATGCCTGATGATATTGAGGAGGCCTTTACCGGGGTGAGCCTGTCCCTCTTCCCCCATGCTGCAGGAGATATCGTGACCAGCTGCACCTGTCCTGACTGGGCCAACCCCTGCAAGCATATCGCCGCCGTCTATTATTTGCTGGGTGAAAAGTTTGATAGCGACCCTTTTTTACTTTTCCTCTTGCGCGGACGGGAAAAAGAAGCGATAATCAAGGCTCTCAGAGAGAAGCGTGCAGCCCTTGCCGGCGGCCCCTCCCTACCAGTTAAAAAAGAAGAAGAGATGGAGCCGGTCCCAGAAGAAAGTAGCTCCCCACCGGAGTTACCTGTCGACCCGGTTGATTTTTGGCAGTCCGGGGAAGGGCTGGATGCCTTCCAGGTTAATATGCACCCACCTGCCGTTCCCGGGGTTGTTTTAAAACGCCTGGGTCCTCCTCCCTTTGGGCGCTATGCCCGGGATTTTTATCAGCTTTTAAATAGCTATTACCAGGAAATCTCCCGTAAGGCTTATGAGCTGGCTTATGATGCGGGAGAAGACGGTAGTCAGGTGTGA
- a CDS encoding GGDEF domain-containing protein produces MPTVEGLISEKLYTIDPVASVGRAALIMERYGIGSLPVVEEGKLVGIITSRDIKRSHPNRLVADAMTRKVITIPPTACLTEAQKLMAKHKIEHLVVTRESDIIGVVTHTQIMSELGKYTDGLTGLNKAEIFYEKALELLKKGQEITVIFLDLDNFGFINKEYGHIYGDNVLRQTALILNSLIDSNKETLCRYAGDEFAAVTNRPLPEAEKLARQMVLAHANENWPGKIKVAISAGVAGGRCSELHNSGEDSSYIVKYLVNTASLASTRAKKLKKPVVAVKAIEFNKTVGM; encoded by the coding sequence GTGCCCACGGTAGAAGGCCTGATAAGCGAGAAGCTTTATACCATCGACCCTGTGGCCAGTGTCGGCCGGGCGGCACTAATCATGGAGCGTTATGGTATAGGTAGTCTACCGGTAGTTGAAGAAGGAAAACTGGTAGGCATCATTACTTCAAGGGATATAAAAAGATCTCACCCCAACCGGCTGGTTGCCGATGCTATGACTCGCAAAGTGATTACTATACCGCCAACGGCTTGCCTCACTGAAGCGCAAAAATTAATGGCCAAACATAAAATTGAGCATCTGGTAGTTACCAGAGAAAGTGATATTATTGGTGTCGTTACTCACACTCAAATTATGTCAGAATTGGGTAAATATACCGATGGCCTTACCGGGTTAAATAAAGCCGAAATCTTTTACGAAAAAGCCCTGGAGTTATTAAAAAAAGGCCAGGAGATTACGGTAATCTTCCTGGATTTAGATAACTTTGGCTTTATTAATAAAGAGTACGGCCACATCTACGGCGACAATGTCCTGCGCCAGACTGCTCTAATCTTAAATAGCTTAATCGACAGCAATAAGGAAACTCTATGTCGCTATGCGGGCGACGAATTTGCAGCCGTAACTAACCGGCCCCTGCCCGAAGCCGAAAAACTTGCCCGGCAAATGGTCCTGGCCCATGCTAATGAAAACTGGCCCGGGAAAATAAAGGTCGCCATTTCTGCCGGCGTAGCCGGAGGCCGCTGTTCAGAACTACACAATTCTGGTGAAGACAGTAGTTACATAGTCAAATACCTGGTCAATACGGCCAGCCTGGCTTCAACCAGAGCCAAAAAACTGAAAAAACCGGTAGTAGCTGTGAAGGCAATTGAGTTTAATAAAACTGTAGGTATGTAG
- a CDS encoding ABC transporter permease — protein MARWQAKLKDWLDWFRQQEWFSGGLKTVFQKELADNLSSTRFTILVFLVAVAGIGAFYVAAQSIRQTAGDGDPQFVFLRLFTTSGGSLPPFITFISFLGPLLGLALGFDAINGEHNKRTLSRLLAQPIYRDDVINGKFLAGLVVLALVIMALGLLVAGLGLLLIGVPPTGEEIGRLFIYLLVTIIYVAFWLSVSLLFSLLFRQTATSALAGIAVWLFFALFAGMLAGLIADGLLPVSEDAAPARVLHNATLKQNLSRLSTTTLYDEATVTLLNPGVRTLGPVLVEQLEGAIPGSLPLDQSLLLIWPHLVGLIAATMLIFALAYYFFMRQEIRAG, from the coding sequence ATGGCACGATGGCAGGCTAAACTAAAAGATTGGCTGGACTGGTTCCGGCAACAGGAGTGGTTCAGCGGTGGCCTGAAAACTGTTTTTCAGAAGGAACTGGCGGACAACCTGAGCAGCACCCGCTTTACGATCCTGGTTTTCCTGGTGGCCGTGGCCGGCATTGGTGCCTTTTACGTAGCAGCCCAGAGCATCCGCCAGACAGCAGGGGATGGTGATCCTCAATTTGTCTTCCTGCGCCTTTTTACCACCAGCGGCGGGTCCTTACCACCCTTCATCACTTTTATTTCTTTTTTGGGGCCCCTGCTGGGCCTGGCCCTTGGTTTTGATGCCATTAACGGTGAGCATAATAAACGTACCTTGAGCCGGTTGCTCGCCCAGCCTATCTATCGGGACGATGTCATCAACGGCAAGTTCCTGGCCGGTCTGGTAGTTCTGGCCTTGGTCATCATGGCCCTGGGGCTCTTAGTGGCTGGGTTGGGGCTGCTGCTAATTGGCGTTCCTCCCACGGGCGAGGAAATCGGGCGGTTGTTTATTTACCTCCTGGTCACCATTATTTATGTAGCCTTCTGGTTGAGTGTCTCCCTCCTATTTTCTTTGTTGTTCCGCCAGACGGCCACCTCGGCCCTGGCCGGGATAGCCGTATGGCTGTTTTTCGCCCTCTTTGCCGGGATGCTGGCGGGGCTCATTGCCGACGGTCTCCTTCCGGTAAGTGAAGATGCCGCGCCGGCCCGGGTCCTGCACAATGCGACTTTGAAACAAAATCTTAGCCGCCTTTCGACGACGACTCTTTACGATGAAGCTACAGTAACTCTCTTGAACCCAGGGGTAAGGACCCTAGGACCTGTACTGGTGGAACAGTTAGAAGGGGCTATACCCGGAAGCCTGCCACTGGACCAGAGCCTGCTTCTCATCTGGCCGCACCTGGTAGGGCTTATCGCAGCCACCATGCTGATTTTTGCCCTGGCCTATTACTTCTTTATGCGCCAGGAAATACGGGCCGGCTAG
- a CDS encoding OsmC family protein produces MKVTVTWEGEHMRLKGLGASGQPVTMDAAPEHGGQNLGARPSEVLLMGMAGCTAMDVLSILKKKRLSLASFAIDVEAERAPEHPKIFTAATLVYRLAGPELPEDQVKHAIELSLSKYCGMVNTLKKAMPISYCYEINGNRSPVIPAP; encoded by the coding sequence ATGAAAGTAACCGTAACCTGGGAAGGGGAACATATGCGCTTAAAGGGGCTGGGGGCTTCCGGCCAGCCGGTAACCATGGACGCCGCCCCTGAGCATGGTGGCCAGAACCTGGGGGCCAGGCCTTCAGAGGTCCTGCTCATGGGTATGGCCGGGTGCACGGCTATGGATGTCCTGAGCATCCTCAAGAAAAAACGCCTGTCCCTGGCTTCCTTTGCCATTGACGTCGAGGCTGAACGGGCTCCAGAGCATCCTAAAATCTTTACTGCTGCTACTCTGGTTTACCGCTTGGCCGGGCCCGAACTCCCTGAAGATCAGGTCAAGCACGCCATCGAGTTATCTTTAAGCAAGTACTGTGGTATGGTCAATACCTTGAAAAAAGCCATGCCTATCAGTTACTGTTACGAAATTAACGGTAACCGCAGTCCAGTAATCCCAGCACCATAA
- a CDS encoding sigma-70 family RNA polymerase sigma factor, which translates to MGMYEPSIQPQAAPLELENRQQQLEYLMRRFGDKVLYLAYSYLHDLHWAEDVAQEVFIRIYTNLDKFQGRSSIYTWIYHITVNLCRDQLRARTRRRDVELVKPPEHTFAGVEDRVLENLQQQELWRAILNLPVIYREVIWLHYYEQLSLKDIAKILGISLPSVKIRLYRARQRLQQVFKVGEGDA; encoded by the coding sequence ATGGGTATGTATGAACCCTCTATCCAGCCGCAAGCGGCCCCCCTGGAACTAGAGAACCGCCAGCAACAACTGGAATACTTGATGCGGCGCTTCGGCGATAAAGTCCTTTACCTGGCCTATTCCTATCTCCATGACCTCCACTGGGCCGAAGATGTAGCCCAGGAGGTTTTTATCCGTATATACACCAACCTGGATAAATTCCAGGGTCGTAGTTCCATTTATACCTGGATATACCATATAACTGTCAACCTTTGCCGCGACCAGCTGCGGGCCCGGACCCGTCGTCGCGACGTAGAACTCGTTAAGCCGCCAGAGCATACCTTTGCCGGTGTGGAGGACCGGGTGCTGGAAAACCTGCAACAGCAGGAATTATGGCGCGCTATTTTAAATTTGCCGGTTATCTACCGGGAGGTAATCTGGCTCCATTATTACGAGCAGTTAAGCCTTAAGGATATTGCTAAAATCCTGGGTATATCCCTGCCATCTGTAAAGATCCGTCTTTACCGGGCCCGCCAGCGCCTGCAGCAAGTTTTTAAGGTAGGTGAGGGTGATGCCTAA
- a CDS encoding methyl-accepting chemotaxis protein — MTALFGLIVLVGCLVLVFVSYDRARNALESEAKEAMLKMAQQAAETLESRIQARMYVMETLANNTVIRGRWGDREATLEEKLDVLREEQKKAGSLGFRRFGIADKEGNAVYSDGSKANIADREHFRAALEGKTFVSSTIVSKIDKSVIFAYTTPIRNYATDEIIGVLIGIVDATKFSELVADITYGRTGYAFAVDSTGKTIAHKDAERVTNEENVVEAVKSDPSLDSLAAVMSRMIQGERGVGNYIFQGQKEIIAYAPVESTGWSLGVAAPEVEVLEKIAGLKWSVLFVSLIIILVALVLTLVMARTITTPLALAVDDLGLIAGGDFTRPVSEKFLRMKDEIGRLVRAVHRLQADLKPLLSGLKEDAKTLAGNSEALSAASEEIASSSGEVAKAIQQVASGASEQAGHLQEILGLVENITSNLEKVYTELGYVKANTEETSRLAGVGKKELDILIASIKDVREAFKVVVEKLTDLSSSVNQVGEILEVINGIADQTNLLALNAAIEAARAGEAGRGFAVVADEVRKLAEQSRASSDKIRALLDTIAAGTNEVVNTSEEVRRQVVAQLENVEKTVKSFDDILHSVAAIAPTIDETYRQVDNTVKAKDVMLERVQSISAVSEETSASAQEISASAEELSASTQEIASTAQEVLRVARRLEEQVGRFKV; from the coding sequence ATGACCGCGCTCTTCGGGCTGATCGTTCTAGTTGGATGCCTGGTGCTGGTATTTGTAAGCTACGACCGTGCCAGGAACGCTCTGGAGAGCGAAGCTAAAGAGGCCATGTTGAAGATGGCCCAGCAGGCCGCCGAAACTTTGGAAAGCCGCATCCAGGCGCGGATGTACGTTATGGAAACCCTGGCCAATAACACCGTCATCCGTGGGCGATGGGGCGACCGCGAAGCCACGCTAGAAGAAAAGTTGGATGTTCTCCGGGAAGAGCAAAAAAAAGCGGGAAGTCTGGGCTTCAGGCGGTTTGGCATTGCTGATAAGGAAGGGAACGCAGTATATTCCGACGGCAGTAAAGCTAACATCGCAGACCGGGAACACTTCCGGGCTGCCCTGGAGGGTAAGACTTTCGTCTCCAGCACTATTGTCAGCAAGATCGACAAGTCGGTTATATTTGCTTATACCACACCTATACGCAACTATGCCACCGATGAAATAATCGGCGTGCTGATTGGTATAGTGGACGCGACAAAGTTCAGCGAGCTGGTGGCGGACATTACATATGGACGTACTGGGTATGCGTTTGCAGTAGACAGTACCGGTAAGACCATAGCTCACAAGGACGCGGAGAGGGTCACAAATGAGGAGAATGTCGTGGAGGCGGTTAAGTCTGACCCTTCCCTGGATTCCCTGGCGGCAGTAATGTCCAGGATGATTCAAGGAGAAAGGGGAGTCGGCAATTACATCTTCCAGGGCCAAAAGGAAATTATAGCCTACGCACCTGTTGAGAGCACCGGCTGGTCTTTGGGAGTTGCCGCCCCCGAAGTCGAGGTGCTGGAGAAGATCGCCGGCCTTAAATGGTCCGTGCTGTTTGTCTCCCTGATCATAATCCTGGTTGCCTTGGTACTGACTCTTGTAATGGCAAGAACTATTACCACTCCTCTGGCCCTGGCTGTCGACGACCTGGGGCTTATAGCCGGTGGCGACTTCACCCGACCCGTTTCTGAAAAATTCCTCCGCATGAAGGATGAGATAGGCCGGCTCGTCCGGGCGGTGCACCGCCTGCAGGCCGACCTCAAACCGTTGCTTTCAGGACTCAAAGAAGACGCTAAAACGCTGGCCGGCAACTCGGAGGCCTTAAGCGCTGCTTCAGAAGAGATCGCCTCTTCTTCCGGCGAAGTTGCCAAGGCCATCCAACAGGTGGCCTCGGGAGCCTCGGAACAAGCGGGTCACCTGCAGGAAATACTGGGCCTCGTTGAAAATATAACCTCCAACCTGGAGAAGGTGTACACCGAACTTGGTTACGTTAAGGCTAACACCGAAGAGACCTCCAGGCTGGCAGGTGTAGGCAAGAAAGAGCTGGACATCCTGATTGCTTCCATCAAGGATGTGCGCGAGGCCTTCAAGGTGGTCGTGGAGAAATTAACTGATTTAAGCAGCTCTGTGAATCAAGTAGGCGAGATCCTGGAAGTGATCAACGGGATAGCAGACCAGACGAACCTTTTGGCCTTGAACGCGGCCATTGAGGCGGCGCGCGCAGGCGAGGCCGGCCGCGGTTTTGCAGTGGTGGCGGATGAGGTCCGCAAGCTGGCTGAGCAGTCCCGTGCTTCTTCGGATAAGATCAGGGCGCTGTTGGACACTATAGCCGCGGGGACCAATGAAGTTGTGAACACTTCGGAGGAAGTCAGGAGGCAGGTAGTTGCGCAACTGGAAAATGTAGAAAAAACGGTCAAATCCTTTGACGACATACTCCATTCGGTAGCCGCTATAGCACCCACGATCGATGAGACGTACCGTCAGGTAGACAACACTGTGAAGGCCAAGGACGTGATGCTGGAACGGGTTCAGAGCATAAGTGCTGTGTCGGAAGAAACTTCAGCTTCGGCACAAGAGATTTCGGCCTCGGCTGAGGAACTGTCAGCATCAACCCAGGAGATAGCCTCAACAGCCCAGGAGGTCCTCAGGGTAGCCAGGCGATTAGAAGAACAAGTGGGGCGCTTCAAGGTATGA
- a CDS encoding NEW3 domain-containing protein: protein MLRQRSCLVLTTLLFFLALAFSPFVETARADNGLLLSTAFPGIEAQPGETITFPLELRNSGVPQKVDLKVVSAPKGWQALFKGGGMVVSQAFADTDNPASVDFQVEVPADVKPGNYSFVVQASGRSASSRLDLQVLIKEVASGSDKMTTDYPVLSGTSSTSFQFRVSLTNNGAQERSYSLGAQAPPGWQVTFSPAYDSKQIASLSLKPGKSQDLDVTVKPPQNVKEGTYNIPIQAISGSSKAGVVLKVNITGTYSLELTTPSGRLNADAIAGKESPVTMVVRNTGSADLANITFAANAASGWAVTFKPEKIDMLPAGASQQVTAFIKPSPKAIAGDYVVRLTASTQETSGSADLRVSVRTSTLWGLVGVILVLGVIGAVGRTFRKYGRR from the coding sequence TTGCTTCGCCAGCGCTCATGTTTAGTCCTGACTACTCTTTTATTTTTCCTGGCCCTGGCCTTCAGTCCCTTTGTAGAGACAGCCAGGGCGGATAACGGCCTGCTTCTATCCACGGCCTTCCCGGGCATTGAGGCCCAACCCGGGGAAACGATTACCTTTCCCCTGGAGTTACGCAATAGCGGTGTACCTCAAAAAGTTGATCTGAAAGTTGTTTCCGCCCCCAAAGGGTGGCAGGCCCTGTTTAAAGGCGGCGGCATGGTTGTCAGCCAGGCTTTTGCCGATACTGATAATCCGGCCAGCGTTGATTTCCAGGTAGAAGTGCCGGCCGATGTTAAACCCGGGAACTACAGCTTTGTGGTCCAGGCCAGTGGGCGCAGCGCCTCTTCCCGCCTTGACCTGCAGGTGCTCATTAAAGAGGTGGCTTCCGGCAGTGACAAGATGACCACCGACTACCCGGTATTGAGCGGAACCAGTAGCACAAGCTTCCAGTTCCGGGTTAGCCTGACCAATAATGGCGCCCAGGAGCGTTCCTACAGCCTGGGCGCTCAGGCGCCCCCAGGTTGGCAGGTAACCTTTAGCCCGGCTTATGACAGCAAGCAGATTGCTAGTTTAAGTCTAAAGCCTGGTAAGAGCCAGGACCTGGATGTGACCGTCAAGCCGCCCCAGAACGTCAAGGAAGGCACTTATAATATTCCTATCCAAGCCATTTCGGGGAGCAGTAAAGCAGGCGTTGTTCTCAAAGTTAACATTACCGGCACCTATAGCCTGGAACTGACTACCCCGTCTGGACGCCTGAACGCTGACGCCATTGCCGGCAAAGAGAGCCCGGTAACCATGGTGGTGAGAAATACTGGCAGCGCCGACCTGGCCAACATTACCTTTGCCGCCAATGCAGCCAGCGGCTGGGCGGTCACCTTTAAACCGGAGAAGATTGACATGCTGCCGGCTGGCGCCAGCCAGCAGGTAACGGCTTTTATCAAACCCTCGCCCAAGGCCATAGCCGGTGACTACGTGGTGCGCCTTACGGCCAGTACCCAGGAAACTAGTGGCAGCGCCGATTTGCGGGTCAGTGTGCGGACCTCTACCCTATGGGGTTTGGTGGGGGTAATCCTGGTTCTTGGTGTAATTGGTGCTGTTGGGCGAACTTTCCGGAAGTACGGACGGCGATAG